Proteins encoded in a region of the Melospiza georgiana isolate bMelGeo1 chromosome 2, bMelGeo1.pri, whole genome shotgun sequence genome:
- the NCAPD2 gene encoding condensin complex subunit 1 isoform X5, whose amino-acid sequence MAAAPEFHLPLAAADLLRDGGPGRYVVQEVLAVRDLPPALAAFRAASRARGALAVLEHFDCVYSVLHHFRTVGTAVKEDALELMMHVVSHHSNELPTILSDSGLSHADRAAHLNALKMNCYLLTGLMDAFEMETCKNSCSEADPGRKNRKNHAKTSASLWEEERQPLLRLLTQLLQLDLRQLWGGLVVEEEFVSLMTGSCYRILENPSIGLQRYRLTREAVTHLLAAALLHCDRMFSATLKITQMLQHFEHVAPVFAQAVSLWAKEYGLKSLVGELLREIGQKCPQDLAREASGVKGYATFISELAEQIPALVLSNMSVLLPHLDGESYTMRNAILAAMAEVLVQVLNGDQLEEAARGTRDKFLSMLQAHVCDVHSFVRSRVLQLFTRIVQCKALPLTQFQAVLSLAVGRLKDKSVLVVKNAVQLLAAFLSNNPFSSKLSWTDLDEPLKKEVEKLKEMRDRSRPRAVAPVITPEEEWEAMLPEVRAATQQLFQPLQEGEEEVLEVEETVERTVEQITRLLKKLNYKSAARLTQKALCRFQGKEPFVGSGEENEEATILGVLKRLYTGSCPGENSEDPPHDNSSDKIEEVVQEEQPQTELVKQEMLVHYLQDAYNFSVKITEALNLISKMMYENSVSVVQEAIEFFVAVSQFGVPQALLGVRRMLPLIWSKEPGIKEAVLNAYRQLYLSPSEDSERAKAQALVHNLSLIMVDASLGMLQCLEEIISEFVQKDEIKPAVTQLLWERFTEKSPCSALERRAAVMLLGMMARGKPEIIGTNLDILVTVGLSEKACEDYRLPQEVCNVISKLASNPKPALGKNSAPFRLPQNHMLFACLSETVSKGFAQPSSHWIPFMEAAVTLIYQLAEGAEEICADILHVCSQQALEKLQEDDEQKADAGDSPHRVSDGSGSLSTFLLLHLVALVGQVALQQVAYLEVSLSAELRRRRLLKEEKTKKQSHTSTKKQRPQSTGNESNMEEELGLVGATADDTEAELIRSICETELLDGKHLLSAFVPLVLKICNNPGPHSDSALSAAAALTLGKLCMISTEFCDSHLRLLFTMMEKSPLPDVRSNLIIAAGDLAIRFPNLVEPWTSHLYARLRDPCPSVRQTAGLVMTHLILKDMVKVKGQVSEMATLLIDPEEAIVAVAQNFFGELASKGNAVYNLLPDIISHLSDPNSSIEEESFHTIMRHLFSYITKDKQTESLVEKLCQRFRTARLFPCSSARKSVCSAEKLGSF is encoded by the exons ATGGCGGCCGCCCCGGAGTTCCACCTGCCCCTCGCTGCCGCCGATCTGCTGCGGGATGGCGGCCCCGGGCGCTACGTGGTGCAGGAGGTGCTGGCCGTCCGCGACCTGCCGCCCGCACTCGCAG CTTTCCGGGCCGCCTCCCGTGCGCGGGGCGCGCTGGCCGTGCTGGAGCACTTCGACTGCGTGTACAGCGTGCTGCA CCACTTCCGAACCGTGGGCACGGCTGTCAAGGAGGACGCCCTGGAGCTAATGATGCACG TGGTGTCCCATCATTCCAATGAACTTCCCACTATCCTGAGTGACTCTGGGCTGAGCCATGCAGACCGGGCTGCTCACCTCAATGCTCTTAAGATGAACTGCTATTTGCTGACTGGCCTGATGGATGCCTTTGAAATGGAAACCTGCAAGAACAGTTGCTCGGAGGCAGATCCTGGTAGGAAG AACAGGAAGAACCATGCCAAGACTTCTGCATCCTtgtgggaagaggagaggcagcCACTTTTAcggctgcttacacagctgctgcagctggatctCCGTCAGCTTTGGGGTGGTCTAGTGGTGGAAGAAGAGTTTGTCAG CTTGATGACGGGCAGCTGCTACCGTATCCTGGAGAACCCAAGTATCGGCCTTCAGAGGTACCGGCTCACTCGGGAGGCTGTGACACACCtgcttgctgcagctctgcttcacTGTGACCGCATGTTCA GTGCCACTCTGAAGATCACACAGATGCTGCAGCACTTTGAACATGTAGCCCCAGTGTTTGCTCAGGCTGTGAGCCTCTGGGCTAAAGAGTATGGTCTAAAAAGCCTGGTGGGAGAACTGCTAAG GGAAATTGGACAGAAATGTCCCCAGGATTTGGCTCGTGAGGCTTCTGGAGTCAAGGGTTATGCTACTTTTATAAGTGAACTGGCTGAACAGATTCCAGCTCTGGTGCTCTCCAACATGAGTGTTCTCCTGCCTCACTTGGATGGGGAG AGTTACACGATGCGAAACGCCATTCTGGCAGCCATGGCAGAAGTGCTGGTGCAGGTGCTGAATGGTGACCAGCTGGAGGAAGCAGCCCGTGGCACTCGGGACAAGTTCCTGAGCATGCTGCAGGCCCACGTGTGTGACGTCCATAGCTTCGTGCGCAGCCGCGTGCTGCAGCTCTTCACTCGCATCGTGCAGTGCAAG GCCCTGCCTTTGACTCAGTTTCAGGCTGTGCTGTCGCTGGCTGTTGGGCGGCTCAAAGACAAATCTGTCTTAGTGGTTAAGAAtgcagtccagctcctggctgcgTTTTTGTCCAataaccccttctccagcaaG TTAAGCTGGACTGACTTGGATGAGCCACTAAAGAAAGAAGTagagaaactgaaagaaatgAGGGATCGTAGCAGACCCAGAGCAG TAGCTCCAGTGATCACCCCAGAGGAAGAGTGGGAAGCGATGCTGCCAGAAGTCAGGGCTGCCACACAGCAGCTCTTTCAACCACTGcaggaaggggaagaggaagtGCTGGAAGTTGAAGAAACAGTGGAGAGGACAGTGGAGCAAATCACTAGGCTGTTGAAGAAGCTGAATTACAA GAGCGCAGCCCGCCTTACGCAGAAGGCCCTGTGTCGCTTCCAGGGAAAGGAACCTTTCGTGGGCTCTGGGGAGGAAAACGAGGAAGCAACAATCCTGGGTGTTCTGAAGAGACTTTACACAG GTTCATGCCCAGGTGAGAACAGTGAGGATCCTCCACATGACAACAGCAGTGACAAGATTGAAGAAGTTGTACAGGAAGAGCAGCCTCAAACAGAGCTGGTCAAACAGGAGATGTTGGTGCACTACCTGCAAGATGCTTACAACTTCTCAGTGAAAATCACAGAAGCTCTGAACCTGATCAGCAAGATGATGTACGAAAATTCTGTCTCAG TGGTGCAGGAAGCCATTGAGTTCTTCGTGGCAGTCTCACAGTTTGGCGTGCCCCAGGCACTGCTTGGAGTCCGCAGGATGCTGCCCCTCATATGGTCAAAGGAGCCTGGAATTAAGGAGGCTGTGCTCAATGCCTACAGACAGCTCTATCTGAGCCCCAGCGAGGATTCCGAGAG GGCCAAGGCACAGGCCCTGGTGCACAATCTGTCTCTCATCATGGTGGATGCATCACTGGGAATGCTACAGTGCTTAGAGGAGATA ATCTCGGAGTTTGTGCAGAAGGATGAAATCAAGCCTGCTGTGACCCAGCTGCTTTGGGAGCGATTCACGGAAAAGTCTCCGTGCTCGGCGCTGGAGCGCCGCGCTGCCGTGATGCTGCTGGGGATGATGGCACG AGGAAAGCCAGAGATCATAGGTACCAACCTGGACATCTTGGTGACAGTGGGACTGTCTGAGAAGGCATGTGAAGACTACAGGCTTCCTCAAGAAGTATGCAATGTTATTTCCAAGCTTGCCAGTAACCCTAAG ccagcactggggaAGAACAGTGCCCCTTTTCGACTGCCCCAGAACCACATGCTCTTTGCTTGCCTGAGTGAGACTGTGAGTAAAG GCTTTGCCCAGCCAAGCAGTCACTGGATCCCCTTCATGGAGGCAGCTGTAACACTCATCTACCAGCTGGCAGAAGGGGCAGAGGAGATCTGTGCTGACATCCTGCATGTGTGCAGTCAGCAAgctctggagaagctgcaggaggaTGATGAGCAGAAAGCTG atGCAGGGGATTCTCCACACAGAGTCTCTGATGGTTCTGGCAGTCTCTCCACgtttctgctgctgcacctGGTGGCCCTTGTGGGACAGgtggcactgcagcaggtagcaTACTTGGAAGTGTCACTGAGTGCAGAGCTACGCAGGCGCCGCCTCCTCAAAGAGGAGAAGACCAAGAAGCAATCTCACACCAGCACAAAGAAGCAGAGACCCCAG agcacagggaatgaGTCCAATATGGAGGAGGAGCTAGGCCTTGTGGGAGCCACAGCTGATGACACCGAGGCCGAGCTCATCCGCAGTATTTGTGAGACAGAACTTCTGGATG GGAAGCACCTGCTCTCTGCCTTTGTTCCACTGGTGCTGAAGATCTGCAACAACCCTGGACCCCACAGTGACTCGGCGctgtcagctgctgcagccctcaCTCTTGGCAAACTCTGCATGATCAG CACTGAGTTCTGTGACTCCCACTTGCGTCTGCTGTTCACCATGATGGAGAAGTCCCCCCTGCCTGATGTGAGATCCAACCTCATAATTGCAGCAGGAGATCTAGCCATCCGCTTCCCCAACCTGGTGGAGCCTTGGACATCACATCTCTATGCCAG GTTGCGGGACCCCTGTCCCAGTGTGAGGCAGACGGCTGGGCTGGTGATGACTCACCTCATCCTCAAAGACATGGTCAAGGTCAAGGGCCAAGTGAGTGAGATGGCAACTCTGCTCATAGACCCAGAGGAGGCAATCGTGGCAGTGGCTCAGAACTTCTTTGGTGAACTGGCCAGCAAG GGTAATGCTGTCTATAACCTGCTTCCAGACATCATCAGTCATCTCTCGGATCCTAACAGCAGCATAGAGGAGGAATCCTTCCACACTATTATGAG acATCTGTTCTCATATATTACAAAAGACAAACAAACAGAGAGCTTGGTGGAGAAACTTTGTCAGAGATTCCGGACTGCCAG GCTATTCCCTTGCAGCTCAGCTAGGAAATCAGTGTGTTCAGCTGAGAAGTTGGGATCTTTCTAG
- the MRPL51 gene encoding large ribosomal subunit protein mL51 translates to MAAAAALLLRAAGRALLGRATLLPCAERGFSDCGGARWAPARPGLPVPLSSPLAGLTRPIRIKEPPKRKPVDRWTKKRALFGVYDNVGILGGFQIHPKNLIMGPTWLRGWRGNELQRCLRKKRMVGDRMFAEEYHKLNKRIRYLYRRFNRTGKHR, encoded by the exons atggcggcggcggcagcgctgctgctgcgggcGGCGGGCCGGGCCCTGCTGGGCCGTGCCactctcctgccctgcgccGAGCGGGGCTTTAGCGACTGCGGCGGGGCGCGCTGGGCGCCCGCGCGGCCCGGCCTCCCCGTGCCGCTGTCCTcgcccctggcagggctcacCCGGCCCATCCGCATCAAGGAGCCGCCCAAGCGCAAGCCGGTAGATCGGTGGACGAAGAAGCGGGCCTTGTTCGGGGTGTATGATAACGTGGGGATCCTGG GCGGCTTCCAGATCCACCCGAAGAATCTCATCATGGGGCCCACCTGGCTGCGAGGCTGGCGGGGGAACGAGCTGCAGAGGTGCCTCCGCAAGAAGCGCATGGTGGGCGATCGGATGTTTGCAGAGGAATATCACAAACTCAACAAGAGGATCCGCTACTTGTACAGGCGCTTCAACCGCACCGGAAAGCACCGCTAA
- the VAMP1 gene encoding vesicle-associated membrane protein 1 isoform X1 yields MSDPAQQPAPGAPEGGAPEGGAPEGAAPGGGPPGAPPNLTSNRRLQQTQAQVQEVVDIMCVNVDKVLQRDEKLSELDDRADALQAGASVFESSAAKLKRKYWWKNCKMMIMMGVIGALVVVVIARAALPLRLCCLWTSITSNPENSSSLVLE; encoded by the exons AT GTCTGACCCGGCTCAGCAGCCCGCTCCCGGCGCTCCCGAAGGAGGGGCTCCCGAAGGAGGCGCTCCCGAGGGGGCAGCCCCCGGTGGGGGTCCCCCCGGGGCTCCCCCCAACCTGACCAGCAATCGCCGCCTGCAGCAGACgcaggcacaagtgcaggag GTGGTTGATATAATGTGTGTGAACGTAGACAAGGTGCTGCAGCGAGACGAGAAGCTGTCCGAGCTGGATGACCGGGCAGACGCGCTGCAGGCCGGCGCCTCGGTGTTCGAGAGCAGCGCGGCCAAACTCAAAAGGAAGTACTGGTGGAAGAACTGCAAG ATGATGATCATGATGGGAGTGATTGGTGCCCTTGTGGTGGTGGTGATTGCAA gggcagctctgcctctcaggctgtgctgcctttgGACTTCAATAACCTCAAACCCAGAAAACAGTTCTTCATTGGTGTTGGAATAG
- the VAMP1 gene encoding vesicle-associated membrane protein 1 isoform X2 — MSDPAQQPAPGAPEGGAPEGGAPEGAAPGGGPPGAPPNLTSNRRLQQTQAQVQEVVDIMCVNVDKVLQRDEKLSELDDRADALQAGASVFESSAAKLKRKYWWKNCKMMIMMGVIGALVVVVIAIYFFT; from the exons AT GTCTGACCCGGCTCAGCAGCCCGCTCCCGGCGCTCCCGAAGGAGGGGCTCCCGAAGGAGGCGCTCCCGAGGGGGCAGCCCCCGGTGGGGGTCCCCCCGGGGCTCCCCCCAACCTGACCAGCAATCGCCGCCTGCAGCAGACgcaggcacaagtgcaggag GTGGTTGATATAATGTGTGTGAACGTAGACAAGGTGCTGCAGCGAGACGAGAAGCTGTCCGAGCTGGATGACCGGGCAGACGCGCTGCAGGCCGGCGCCTCGGTGTTCGAGAGCAGCGCGGCCAAACTCAAAAGGAAGTACTGGTGGAAGAACTGCAAG ATGATGATCATGATGGGAGTGATTGGTGCCCTTGTGGTGGTGGTGATTGCAA TCTACTTTTTTACTTAA